The following are from one region of the Ischnura elegans chromosome X, ioIscEleg1.1, whole genome shotgun sequence genome:
- the LOC124171561 gene encoding uncharacterized protein LOC124171561 yields the protein MAGNGETFRTPRKPTRRGSSSRGGSRPTRPYSPRPPSSGKFRPPSYKPSCSPDIHAIEEEARSSEMENRAANNPSVPAAEEEAKSPQSQRPRDLGVVECAYRLNFCDTKRVSIGLDLKNACFPFIAIAKVGGQSLKIDYSDFCDLMKCESVVASYFYRDTVPHAISFGKTVLKFKSTFGIKSIVLEDVNSSHDNSGVYLAKTSWYGLLNLAECVRLRWEERCEWSPHAQKILDMYADSIFNAVDREEGENRECISWEQVTGAKVNLDEITDAPPSLNIQAIAEEIHCILKTHEGKKILVENIAVTHSDSPEY from the exons ATGGCCGGAAACGGGGAGACCTTTCGCACGCCCAGGAAACCAACCAGGAGAGGCTCTTCTTCGAGAGGAGGTAGCCGCCCAACCCGCCCCTACTCTCCACGACCACCGAGCAGTGGGAAGTTTCGGCCTCCATCTTATAAGCCATCCTGCAGCCCTGATATCCATGCCATCGAAGAGGAGGCGAGGTCGTCGGAGATGGAGAATAGAGCAGCCAACAACCCTAGCGTGCCGGCCGCCGAAGAGGAG GCGAAGTCACCGCAGAGTCAGCGGCCGCGGGACCTAGGAGTTGTTGAATGTGCATATCGCTTGAATTTCTGCGATACCAAGCGAGTTTCAATAGGGTTGGACTTGAAAAACGCGTGCTTCCCCTTCATCGCCATTGCTAAAGTCGGTGGTCAGAGTTTGAAAATAGATTACAGCGACTTTTGTGACTTGATGAAGTGTGAAAGTGTCGTAGCATCGTACTTTTATCGAGATACCGTCCCCCATGCCATCAGCTTCGGGAAAACTGTGTTGAAATTCAAGTCTACATTCGGAATCAAGTCTATTGTTCTCGAGGATGTGAATTCATCTCACGATAACAGCGGTGTGTATCTAGCCAAAACGTCTTGGTATGGACTGTTAAACCTTGCCGAGTGTGTTAGACTCCGCTGGGAGGAACGATGTGAGTGGTCTCcacatgcacaaaaaatattggacatGTATGCGGACTCTATTTTTAATGCCGTGGATCGTGAGGAGGGCGAAAATCGCGAGTGCATTAGTTGGGAACAAGTGACGGGTGCTAAAGTGAATCTCGATGAGATAACCGACGCGCCGCCATCCTTGAATATTCAAGCGATTGCTGAAGAGATACACTGTATTCTAAAGActcacgaaggaaaaaaaattcttgtggaGAATATCGCAGTCACTCATTCAGATTCTCCggaatattga